In one window of Arachis ipaensis cultivar K30076 chromosome B06, Araip1.1, whole genome shotgun sequence DNA:
- the LOC107605132 gene encoding E3 ubiquitin-protein ligase MIEL1 isoform X3 has translation MGEVAVMRSEPLQFECNDMKHLTEGDTYATDSNAELDHREESSQSTDHEKTNDLREKGYMEYGCQHYRRRCCIRAPCCNEVFDCRHCHNEAKNDISIDQKLRHDIPRHQVKQVQQNCINCGVCMGKYFCETCKLFDDDQVSKQQYHCNGCGICRTGGRENFFHCYKCGCCYSILVKDSHPCIEGAMHHDCPVCFEYLFESRNDVIVMPCGHTIHKSCLKEMREHYQYACPLCSKSVCDMSKVWEKFDLEMAAIPMPEPYQNKMVWILCNDCCKTSRVQFHFVAQKCLNCKSYNTRQTRGGDC, from the exons ATGGGAGAGGTGGCAGTAATGCGCTCTGAGCCACTGCAGTTTGAGTGCAATGATATGAAGCATCTGACAGAGGGAGACACTTATGCCACAGATTCAAATGCAGAGCTTGATCATAGGGAAGAATCAAGCCAATCAACTGATCATGAAAAGACTAATGACTTGCGTGAGAAAGGATACATGGAGTACGG ATGTCAACATTACCGGAGAAGATGCTGTATCAGGGCCCCTTGTTGCAATGAGGTTTTTGATTGCCGCCACTGTCACAATGAGGCAAAA AATGATATCAGCATTGACCAGAAACTTAGACATGACATTCCGCGCCACCAAGTCAAACAG GTGCAGCAGAACTGTATCAATTGTGGTGTTTGTATGGGCAAATACTTCTGTGAAACATGCAAGCTCTTTGATGATGAT CAGGTATCGAAGCAACAATATCATTGCAATGGATGTGGAATTTGCAG AACTGGAGGACGTGAGAATTTCTTCCACTGCTACAAGTGTG GTTGTTGCTATTCAATCCTGGTAAAAGATAGTCACCCTTGCATTGAAGGAGCAATGCATCATGATTGCCccgtttgttttgag TATTTGTTTGAATCCAGAAATGATGTCATTGTTATGCCCTGTGGACATACAATCCATAAGAGCTGCTTGAAAGAAATGAGAGAACATTACCA ATATGCATGCCCTCTGTGCTCAAAGTCGGTGTGCGATATGTCGAAGGTTTGGGAGAAATTTGACTTGGAGATGGCTGCTATACCGATGCCTGAACCATATCAGAATAAAATG GTTTGGATCTTGTGCAATGATTGTTGCAAAACATCTCGAGTTCAGTTCCATTTTGTGGCTCAAAAATGCTTGAACTGCAAATCCTACAACACACGACAGACCCGAGGCGGAGACTGCTGA
- the LOC107605132 gene encoding E3 ubiquitin-protein ligase MIEL1 isoform X4, which translates to MGEVAVMRSEPLQFECNDMKHLTEGDTYATDSNAELDHREESSQSTDHEKTNDLREKGYMEYGCQHYRRRCCIRAPCCNEVFDCRHCHNEAKNDISIDQKLRHDIPRHQVKQVQQNCINCGVCMGKYFCETCKLFDDDVSKQQYHCNGCGICRTGGRENFFHCYKCGCCYSILVKDSHPCIEGAMHHDCPVCFEYLFESRNDVIVMPCGHTIHKSCLKEMREHYQYACPLCSKSVCDMSKVWEKFDLEMAAIPMPEPYQNKMVWILCNDCCKTSRVQFHFVAQKCLNCKSYNTRQTRGGDC; encoded by the exons ATGGGAGAGGTGGCAGTAATGCGCTCTGAGCCACTGCAGTTTGAGTGCAATGATATGAAGCATCTGACAGAGGGAGACACTTATGCCACAGATTCAAATGCAGAGCTTGATCATAGGGAAGAATCAAGCCAATCAACTGATCATGAAAAGACTAATGACTTGCGTGAGAAAGGATACATGGAGTACGG ATGTCAACATTACCGGAGAAGATGCTGTATCAGGGCCCCTTGTTGCAATGAGGTTTTTGATTGCCGCCACTGTCACAATGAGGCAAAA AATGATATCAGCATTGACCAGAAACTTAGACATGACATTCCGCGCCACCAAGTCAAACAG GTGCAGCAGAACTGTATCAATTGTGGTGTTTGTATGGGCAAATACTTCTGTGAAACATGCAAGCTCTTTGATGATGAT GTATCGAAGCAACAATATCATTGCAATGGATGTGGAATTTGCAG AACTGGAGGACGTGAGAATTTCTTCCACTGCTACAAGTGTG GTTGTTGCTATTCAATCCTGGTAAAAGATAGTCACCCTTGCATTGAAGGAGCAATGCATCATGATTGCCccgtttgttttgag TATTTGTTTGAATCCAGAAATGATGTCATTGTTATGCCCTGTGGACATACAATCCATAAGAGCTGCTTGAAAGAAATGAGAGAACATTACCA ATATGCATGCCCTCTGTGCTCAAAGTCGGTGTGCGATATGTCGAAGGTTTGGGAGAAATTTGACTTGGAGATGGCTGCTATACCGATGCCTGAACCATATCAGAATAAAATG GTTTGGATCTTGTGCAATGATTGTTGCAAAACATCTCGAGTTCAGTTCCATTTTGTGGCTCAAAAATGCTTGAACTGCAAATCCTACAACACACGACAGACCCGAGGCGGAGACTGCTGA
- the LOC107605132 gene encoding E3 ubiquitin-protein ligase MIEL1 isoform X1, giving the protein MGEVAVMRSEPLQFECNDMKHLTEGDTYATDSNAELDHREESSQSTDHEKTNDLREKGYMEYGCQHYRRRCCIRAPCCNEVFDCRHCHNEAKNDISIDQKLRHDIPRHQVKQVICSLCGTEQEVQQNCINCGVCMGKYFCETCKLFDDDQVSKQQYHCNGCGICRTGGRENFFHCYKCGCCYSILVKDSHPCIEGAMHHDCPVCFEYLFESRNDVIVMPCGHTIHKSCLKEMREHYQYACPLCSKSVCDMSKVWEKFDLEMAAIPMPEPYQNKMVWILCNDCCKTSRVQFHFVAQKCLNCKSYNTRQTRGGDC; this is encoded by the exons ATGGGAGAGGTGGCAGTAATGCGCTCTGAGCCACTGCAGTTTGAGTGCAATGATATGAAGCATCTGACAGAGGGAGACACTTATGCCACAGATTCAAATGCAGAGCTTGATCATAGGGAAGAATCAAGCCAATCAACTGATCATGAAAAGACTAATGACTTGCGTGAGAAAGGATACATGGAGTACGG ATGTCAACATTACCGGAGAAGATGCTGTATCAGGGCCCCTTGTTGCAATGAGGTTTTTGATTGCCGCCACTGTCACAATGAGGCAAAA AATGATATCAGCATTGACCAGAAACTTAGACATGACATTCCGCGCCACCAAGTCAAACAG GTGATATGTTCACTTTGTGGGACAGAACAAGAG GTGCAGCAGAACTGTATCAATTGTGGTGTTTGTATGGGCAAATACTTCTGTGAAACATGCAAGCTCTTTGATGATGAT CAGGTATCGAAGCAACAATATCATTGCAATGGATGTGGAATTTGCAG AACTGGAGGACGTGAGAATTTCTTCCACTGCTACAAGTGTG GTTGTTGCTATTCAATCCTGGTAAAAGATAGTCACCCTTGCATTGAAGGAGCAATGCATCATGATTGCCccgtttgttttgag TATTTGTTTGAATCCAGAAATGATGTCATTGTTATGCCCTGTGGACATACAATCCATAAGAGCTGCTTGAAAGAAATGAGAGAACATTACCA ATATGCATGCCCTCTGTGCTCAAAGTCGGTGTGCGATATGTCGAAGGTTTGGGAGAAATTTGACTTGGAGATGGCTGCTATACCGATGCCTGAACCATATCAGAATAAAATG GTTTGGATCTTGTGCAATGATTGTTGCAAAACATCTCGAGTTCAGTTCCATTTTGTGGCTCAAAAATGCTTGAACTGCAAATCCTACAACACACGACAGACCCGAGGCGGAGACTGCTGA
- the LOC107605133 gene encoding uncharacterized protein LOC107605133, with protein MLRKRARSIHKDQNHKDQKTMISDADYDCNSLEVTNIKNSSIFNAPLVFVGMGQRGVLDSDSVKSPTSPLDFTWISNLGNPFVRTPRSSLHEGKQQRIWDCNNKVGLGIIDSLELEDNNCFEFSGKILFSSENKKPSLTPQMIINAPNCRTFVDSVKVSKSLPKDFCKLPYAKNSEDSSHMGKFNVLYEIGETIQENAPFGKTRSFSLDSFTLIDSNVDSDSEDFGSNGAIRPPHFIGGSKNSKTYLPEELASKPASICSSNEIVKFLSPSEIENSEDYTCVISHGPSPKTTHIFCDCILGTHSNDLKNHYNEGEDKGVSSMVEDMLQTPIQCPSGDFLSICYHCNKKLKEGEDIYIYRGEESFCSLACREMEIMIDEARQESSNSASQSPPKMGYHGDIFELGIPTAIAV; from the exons ATGCTGAGGAAGAGGGCAAGATCAATTCATAAGGATCAAAATCACAAGGATCAGAAGACAATGATCTCTGATGCTGATTATGATTGCAATTCATTGGAGGTGACGAACATAAAAAACAGCTCAATTTTCAATGCTCCTCTTGTGTTTGTTGGAATGGGTCAGAGAGGGGTTTTAGATTCTGATTCAGTTAAGAGCCCCACTTCTCCACTAGATTTCACATGGATTTCAAATCTAGGAAACCCTTTTGTTAGGACCCCAAGATCTTCACTCCATGAAGGGAAACAACAAAGGATTTGGGATTGCAACAACAAAGTAGGTTTAGGGATCATAGATTCTTTGGAATTGGAAGATAATAACTGTTTTGAGTTTTCTGGGAAAATTCTCTTTTCATCAGAGAACAAGAAGCCTAGCCTCACTCCACAGATGATTATCAATGCCCCAAATTGCAGAACATTTGTGGATTCTGTTAAGGTATCTAAGTCCTTGCCAAAagatttttgcaagcttccttatGCTAAGAATAGTGAGGATTCCTCTCACATGGGTAAATTTAATGTTCTTTATGAGATTGGTGAAACCATCCAAGAGAATGCACCTTTTGGGAAAACTAGGTCCTTCTCATTGGACTCTTTCACCCTGATTGATTCCAATGTGGATTCAGATTCTGAGGATTTCGGTTCAAACGGAGCGATCCGTCCTCCTCATTTTATTGGAGGGAGCAAGAATTCAAAAACATATCTGCCTGAAGAATTGGCTTCGAAACCTGCCTCCATCTGCTCCTCTAATGAGATTGTGAAGTTTCTTTCGCCTAGTGAGATTGAAAATTCTGAGGACTACACCTGTGTGATCTCGCACGGTCCCAGTCCGAAAACCACTCACATTTTTTGTGACTGCATCTTGGGAACTCATTCCAATGATCTTAAAAACCACTATAATGAAGGGGAGGATAAGGGAGTGTCCTCCATGGTGGAGGACATGTTACAGACTCCAATCCAATGCCCTTCTGGTGATTTCTTAAGTATCTGCTACCATTGCAACAAGAAACTCAAAGAGGGTGAAGATATTTACATATATAG AGGTGAAGAGTCGTTTTGCAGTTTAGCTTGCCGCGAGATGGAAATCATGATCGATGAGGCGAGACAGGAATCATCGAATTCAGCTTCTCAAAGCCCTCCGAAGATGGGATATCATGGGGATATTTTTGAGCTAGGCATCCCCACGGCCATTGCGGTATAG
- the LOC107605132 gene encoding E3 ubiquitin-protein ligase MIEL1 isoform X2, translating to MGEVAVMRSEPLQFECNDMKHLTEGDTYATDSNAELDHREESSQSTDHEKTNDLREKGYMEYGCQHYRRRCCIRAPCCNEVFDCRHCHNEAKNDISIDQKLRHDIPRHQVKQVICSLCGTEQEVQQNCINCGVCMGKYFCETCKLFDDDVSKQQYHCNGCGICRTGGRENFFHCYKCGCCYSILVKDSHPCIEGAMHHDCPVCFEYLFESRNDVIVMPCGHTIHKSCLKEMREHYQYACPLCSKSVCDMSKVWEKFDLEMAAIPMPEPYQNKMVWILCNDCCKTSRVQFHFVAQKCLNCKSYNTRQTRGGDC from the exons ATGGGAGAGGTGGCAGTAATGCGCTCTGAGCCACTGCAGTTTGAGTGCAATGATATGAAGCATCTGACAGAGGGAGACACTTATGCCACAGATTCAAATGCAGAGCTTGATCATAGGGAAGAATCAAGCCAATCAACTGATCATGAAAAGACTAATGACTTGCGTGAGAAAGGATACATGGAGTACGG ATGTCAACATTACCGGAGAAGATGCTGTATCAGGGCCCCTTGTTGCAATGAGGTTTTTGATTGCCGCCACTGTCACAATGAGGCAAAA AATGATATCAGCATTGACCAGAAACTTAGACATGACATTCCGCGCCACCAAGTCAAACAG GTGATATGTTCACTTTGTGGGACAGAACAAGAG GTGCAGCAGAACTGTATCAATTGTGGTGTTTGTATGGGCAAATACTTCTGTGAAACATGCAAGCTCTTTGATGATGAT GTATCGAAGCAACAATATCATTGCAATGGATGTGGAATTTGCAG AACTGGAGGACGTGAGAATTTCTTCCACTGCTACAAGTGTG GTTGTTGCTATTCAATCCTGGTAAAAGATAGTCACCCTTGCATTGAAGGAGCAATGCATCATGATTGCCccgtttgttttgag TATTTGTTTGAATCCAGAAATGATGTCATTGTTATGCCCTGTGGACATACAATCCATAAGAGCTGCTTGAAAGAAATGAGAGAACATTACCA ATATGCATGCCCTCTGTGCTCAAAGTCGGTGTGCGATATGTCGAAGGTTTGGGAGAAATTTGACTTGGAGATGGCTGCTATACCGATGCCTGAACCATATCAGAATAAAATG GTTTGGATCTTGTGCAATGATTGTTGCAAAACATCTCGAGTTCAGTTCCATTTTGTGGCTCAAAAATGCTTGAACTGCAAATCCTACAACACACGACAGACCCGAGGCGGAGACTGCTGA